A genomic window from Brassica oleracea var. oleracea cultivar TO1000 chromosome C8, BOL, whole genome shotgun sequence includes:
- the LOC106308963 gene encoding succinate dehydrogenase subunit 7A, mitochondrial-like has protein sequence LVSFYSSSSSSPSLLRIHFFFTKNNSISSHLRSSFQKKDGGALSQSRRGFHVELGAREKDLLAENDALRRFKSHKRGMRQLKRVGDVITDVVVAGIHCYTLTDFSVIRSITSNSWQIEISLCITNIYVCHLLVTLLRHCPIIYLMES, from the exons CTTGTCTCCTTCTATTCTTCGTCTTCATCTTCTCCTTCTCTTCTTCGCATTCACTTCTTCTTCACAAAAAACAACTCGATTTCATCTCACCTCCGATCTTCTTTCCAG AAGAAGGATGGTGGCGCCTTATCTCAATCCCGTCGGGGATTCCATGTGGAGCTAGGAGCTCGCGAGAAAGAT CTATTGGCTGAGAATGATGCTCTGAGGAGATTCAAGTCGCATAAGAGAGGAATGCGCCAATTGAAAAGGGTTGGAGATGTGATCACTGATGTTGTTGTTGCTGGTATCCACTGCTACACACTCACTGATTTTTCTGTGATTCGTTCAATCACTAGTAATAGCTGGCAGATAGAGATATCCTTGTGCATCACTAACATATACGTTTGTCACTTACTTGTAACGTTATTGCGTCATTGCCCTATCATTTATTTGATGGAAAGCTAA